The DNA window TTTATTTTCGTGATTGTTACGCCTTGTTCCAAAGGCTGAACAAACACTGTGTGTTTCTTTTCCACGCACCTTTTCCAATTTTTATGTCCAAACGAAACACTGGCGAAAAAAATTAACACCTTTGACACACGGGTTTataatgtggttttttttttttttgcatgaatgTGGTAATAGCATTTTAAAGCAAAGTCAAATCAAATCACTTTAGAGAGTAGGATGACGGCCCTATATAGACTTTCTTTTTATGTTCATTTGCAAAAGTGCACTGTTGTCATGATTGAGAAAGTCAAAGTAAAATGGCATTTttcgaaaaaagaaaagaaaagaattctGTAATAAAAACGTCTCAAGAAATATATTTTGGTACTCTTGGtcgtaaaatattaatatttgaacaAGCATAGGATATTCTTTATCATAAAGAAAACTCCAGGAGAACAAATGTTTAAACGCGAAGGATGAAATGTTTGCATTACATACACTCGAAACCTTCATTGCACAAATCCAATCTTAGGTATGCAAACAAATGAACATTCCTAATTTTGACTCTTACTCAAATTGTCATTGCGTCATCGTTATCTTTTAAGTGTCCTAAGCGATCCTCTCGAAAAATGGGGGTACTCCCCGCCACAAGACAGTTCTCACTGGCGCTTAGTCCTCTAGATATAAGAAAACTCCTAGATTTGTCTTTTGAGCGACTCTGAGAAAAGATTTCTGATTCCGTTGCAATAGTTGGGTATCGTGGTTTACTTTTATTAAGTATATCCTGGAACCACTTGGACTTTGTCGGTAGGTGGTGCGAATGATATCGCTGACAGAAAGGTCGATTGTCTTTTTCTTCAGTAAGACCCGGAATCTCCTTCGGCACCGTGGTATATCCCAAAGGTGTTCGGATGTGATTCTGGGCCATTCGAAATTCTCGAACTTTTTCTCTTGTGTCTTGGTGTGGATTTTCTCCCATATACGGTAGTTTCCTATGAATTCTCCGCaattctttgtaaattttctcCTTCTCCTTTCGGCATGTTTTCTCTGCCTGAAGtctgtattttgatattaatttctcttGTACCTGAAGTCGAAATTCCAAGACGGCGTTAACCACACGAGTTTTTTCTATAGTATCAGCGTCGATTTTACTGTATATATCCGGAATACAAGCATTGTTCATCGGCGGAGCTTCTAGAAGGGTATCAACGTTCAAACGCTCCAGAAAAGCGTCCGTCGGCATCGTGAAGTATAAAGCAATATACTGTAATTAACACAAATCAAACGAAAATGAAAACTCAAGGATTTCTCCCAAGTCAAAGGCAAAAACGGTTCGTTAAGTTACTGATGCAAAAATGTTGATAAAGAACGGATCATATAAATTGATTGGCAATTCAACGCTCCACTGCTATACATGGGATTGTTGGCAGGTTCCTCGTCCTTTGCTAGCTACATATCAATAATTCActgtaggaaaaaaaataacagcaaAGTCTTTGCCACAAAATCCGTGGTCTCGTTCGAGCCAGTAATTATTGTTCAGTACTGATGCTTATTCCTTCCTCCCCAGGTATGAAGAGTTTCGTTGTCTCTTTTGTATTATCCTTCTTTTGTGTAAGAAAGAAGTCAGTGACAGAGGTGTAGCACAATTATCGATATTTTATAGAAGTTCGATATCAAACAAAACTCCAGAAATGATTACACCTCCCCTCGCGTCCATTACACAATGCATTGCGAACAATTGTCCTTTATCCTCGATTCGCTTACGTTCGTAGCTATTGTTCCTCGATTTAAACGTGTCTTCATCAATGAAATGGCCCACGAAACAACTTTGGTCCGAAATAAAGGCTTTCTGTTAACCAAGTTTATCTATCATGTGTCCTCCTTCTTAATTATAATTCCAGCTCTGCAAATTATTCCATGATTTCTATTAGTCAAAAGAAGGAAATAATGTCCTCATTTTTTGcacaaattaaatttctttttcttatttcacGAAATGAAATTCCTGCATCAAGACATAAAACATTTTCCCCCGATTTTCGAATAATCCCGTGTGCgctaagtatatatatatagtgtacGTATACTCCACGAAAGCTGGATGCACGTAGCTCTATcgatacaggtacatgtacattaaatacTCTGGGCTGGAGTGCTT is part of the Crassostrea angulata isolate pt1a10 chromosome 3, ASM2561291v2, whole genome shotgun sequence genome and encodes:
- the LOC128176759 gene encoding uncharacterized protein LOC128176759, which codes for MPTDAFLERLNVDTLLEAPPMNNACIPDIYSKIDADTIEKTRVVNAVLEFRLQVQEKLISKYRLQAEKTCRKEKEKIYKELRRIHRKLPYMGENPHQDTREKVREFRMAQNHIRTPLGYTTVPKEIPGLTEEKDNRPFCQRYHSHHLPTKSKWFQDILNKSKPRYPTIATESEIFSQSRSKDKSRSFLISRGLSASENCLVAGSTPIFREDRLGHLKDNDDAMTI